A single genomic interval of Octopus bimaculoides isolate UCB-OBI-ISO-001 chromosome 10, ASM119413v2, whole genome shotgun sequence harbors:
- the LOC106872013 gene encoding uncharacterized protein LOC106872013, producing MDAMLSDCDFAIVYLDDILIKKIFKRISEYELKLAEGKCKFLMEKIKCLGQVIDESEHRLEPSRAITVQNMLSPMNVTRLQAFLGLVNLLPSVYPKWVWTEKCQKAFELKDVLTSDLYLMHFDPKTQFISCEMFMLEHKIIAPYHPRSNGKTEWFVDPFNKALKKANKEAMDKVAIQQFLRLYRVTLNPNVSEGSPPTELMFARKVKSVFDKLLPVKRKNTC from the exons ATGGATGCGATGTTAAGTGATTGTGACTTCGCCATCGtataccttgatgacattttgataaagaaaatattcaagagAATAAGTGAATATGAGCTAAAACTGGCAGAAGGAAAATGCAAATTtttgatggaaaaaataaaatgccTAGGTCAAGTAATTGATGAAAGTGAACACAGACTGGAACCATCAAGAGCAATAACAGTACAAAATATGCTGTCCCCAATGAACGTGACAAGGCTACAAGCATTCCTAGGCTTGGTAAATTTATTACCAAGTGTATATCCCAAATGGGTTTGGACAGAGAAATGTCAGAAAGCATTTGAGTTAAAAGATGTATTAACTTCAGACTTGTATCTTATGCATTTTGACCCAAA AACACAGTTTATATCCTGTGAGATGTTTATGTTAGAACATAAAATTATAGCACCGTATCACCCTAGATCGAATGGAAAGACTGAATGGTTTGTGGACCCCTTTAACAAagctttaaagaaagctaataagGAAGCTATGGACAAGGTTGCGATCCAACAATTCTTAAGGCTATACAGGGTAACTTTGAACCCAAATGTATCAGAAGGAAGCCCTCCAACAGAATTAATGTTTGCCAGAAAGGTGAAATCAGTATTTGATAAATTGTTACCAGTGAAGAGAAAAAATACGTGCTAG